A part of Streptomyces sp. DSM 40750 genomic DNA contains:
- a CDS encoding UPF0182 family membrane protein — translation MPDRGGGPTGPRIRVGRPSRRVRTLLMTLGVLAVLGMAFVMFAGFWTDWLWYRSVKYSSVFTTTLWTKIGLFFVFGLLMSVSVGFNVWLAHRLRPPLSAMSMEQQSLDRYRMGIAPYKKWLLLGITSLVGLIAGASASGQWRTWLMWVNGVSFGQKDPQFDLDVSFYAFDLPWYRFLLGFGFAAAVLSVIAAALTHYLYGGLRVTSPGARATAAATGHLSVLIGIFVALKAVAYWLDRYGLAVKSSDFKATGNWTGLRYVDANAYLPAKTILFCIAVICALLFFATIWRRTWQLPLIGFGLMVLSAILIGGLYPAIVQKFQVQPNEQAKEAPYVEKNLVATRQAYGIDGTDVEEYSGTSDTTDKAKLRADADTTASIRMLDPNIVSPTFQQLQQMRNYYAFPTNLDVDRYSGEDGAEQDTVIGLRELNLAGIPKNNWINDHFRYTHGYGVVAAKGTEATSGGRPVFTESDLPSKGDLGKYQQRVYYGEKTTQYSIVGGPQKEIDYSDDSGEKTTSYTGKSGINLSNPVNRAAYAVAFNEPQILYSGAIGEGSRILYNRTPKQRVEAVAPWLTIDGDAYPAVVDGKIQWIVDAYTTTNGYPYASRTTLGDTTADSLTADNSQRAVVAQQNQVNYIRNSVKATVDAYTGEVKLYQWDTQDPVLKTWMKAFPDTVEPKKDISDSLMAHLRYPQDLFKVQRELLTRYHVRDADTFLSGSEVWQVPDDPTNTSGSAVPPYYLSMKMPGVQEQEFSLTTTFTPNGRDNLSGFMSVNAEAGTKDYGKLRILKVPTSEAIEGPKQVQSQFNSEQDIAETISLLKRGDSEVEYGNLLTVPLDGGLLYVEPVYVRGGGLKYPLLRKVLVTYGGNTAFEDTLDEALNKVFETEGPTTEPPVDDGDEGTDEPPTSGDPTVQQALEEAQKAFDEGQQALKDGDWEAYGRAQQDLEDALKRAEEAQSKADGAGSGGTEEEGDQSTDEGSGSG, via the coding sequence ATGCCGGACCGCGGCGGAGGCCCGACGGGGCCGCGGATCAGAGTGGGCCGACCGTCCCGACGCGTCCGGACACTGCTCATGACGCTGGGCGTCCTTGCCGTCCTCGGCATGGCGTTCGTCATGTTCGCGGGGTTCTGGACGGACTGGCTCTGGTACCGGTCGGTGAAGTACTCGTCCGTCTTCACCACCACACTGTGGACGAAGATCGGGCTCTTCTTCGTCTTCGGTCTGCTGATGTCGGTCTCGGTCGGCTTCAACGTCTGGCTGGCGCACCGGCTGCGGCCGCCGCTCAGCGCCATGTCGATGGAGCAGCAGAGCCTCGACAGGTACCGCATGGGCATCGCGCCCTACAAGAAGTGGCTGCTCCTCGGGATCACCTCCCTGGTGGGCCTCATCGCCGGCGCCTCCGCCTCCGGGCAGTGGCGCACCTGGTTGATGTGGGTCAACGGAGTGTCGTTCGGCCAGAAGGACCCCCAGTTCGACCTGGACGTCTCCTTCTACGCCTTCGACCTGCCCTGGTACCGCTTCCTGCTCGGCTTCGGCTTCGCCGCCGCCGTGCTCTCGGTGATCGCCGCCGCGCTCACGCACTACCTGTACGGCGGCCTCAGGGTCACCTCCCCGGGCGCGCGTGCCACCGCCGCGGCCACCGGGCACCTGTCGGTGCTCATCGGCATCTTCGTCGCCCTGAAGGCGGTCGCGTACTGGCTCGACCGGTACGGGCTCGCGGTGAAGTCCAGCGACTTCAAGGCGACGGGCAACTGGACGGGCCTGCGGTACGTCGACGCGAACGCGTATCTGCCCGCCAAGACGATCCTGTTCTGCATCGCGGTCATCTGCGCGCTGCTGTTCTTCGCCACCATCTGGCGGCGCACCTGGCAGCTGCCGCTCATCGGCTTCGGCCTGATGGTGCTCTCCGCGATCCTCATCGGCGGGCTGTACCCGGCGATCGTGCAGAAGTTCCAGGTCCAGCCGAACGAGCAGGCCAAGGAAGCGCCGTACGTCGAGAAGAACCTGGTGGCGACCCGGCAGGCCTACGGCATCGACGGGACCGACGTCGAGGAGTACTCGGGCACGAGCGACACCACCGACAAGGCCAAGCTCCGCGCGGACGCCGACACCACGGCGAGCATCCGCATGCTCGACCCGAACATCGTCTCGCCGACGTTCCAGCAGCTCCAGCAGATGAGGAACTACTACGCGTTCCCCACCAACCTGGACGTCGACCGGTACAGCGGCGAGGACGGCGCGGAGCAGGACACGGTCATCGGTCTGCGCGAGCTGAACCTCGCCGGCATTCCGAAGAACAACTGGATCAACGACCACTTCCGCTACACCCACGGCTACGGCGTGGTCGCCGCCAAGGGCACCGAGGCCACCTCCGGCGGTCGGCCGGTGTTCACGGAGTCCGACCTGCCGTCCAAGGGCGACCTGGGCAAGTACCAGCAGCGGGTCTACTACGGCGAGAAGACCACCCAGTACTCGATCGTCGGCGGTCCCCAGAAGGAGATCGACTACTCCGACGACAGCGGCGAGAAGACCACCAGCTACACGGGGAAGAGCGGGATCAACCTCTCCAACCCGGTCAACCGGGCCGCGTACGCGGTGGCGTTCAACGAGCCGCAGATCCTCTACTCCGGCGCCATCGGCGAGGGTTCGCGGATCCTGTACAACCGCACGCCCAAGCAGCGCGTCGAGGCCGTCGCCCCCTGGCTGACCATCGACGGCGACGCCTACCCGGCCGTCGTCGACGGGAAGATCCAGTGGATCGTCGACGCGTACACCACCACCAACGGCTACCCGTACGCCTCCCGCACCACCCTGGGCGACACGACGGCCGACTCGCTGACCGCGGACAACAGCCAGCGCGCGGTGGTGGCCCAGCAGAACCAGGTCAACTACATCCGCAACTCGGTGAAGGCGACCGTCGACGCGTACACGGGCGAGGTCAAGCTCTACCAGTGGGACACCCAGGACCCGGTCCTGAAGACCTGGATGAAGGCGTTCCCGGACACGGTGGAGCCGAAGAAGGACATCTCCGACTCGCTGATGGCCCATCTGCGGTACCCGCAGGACCTGTTCAAGGTCCAGCGCGAGCTGCTGACCCGGTACCACGTCAGGGACGCCGACACCTTCCTCAGCGGCAGCGAGGTGTGGCAGGTCCCGGACGATCCGACCAACACCTCGGGCAGCGCCGTGCCGCCGTACTACCTGAGCATGAAGATGCCCGGCGTGCAGGAGCAGGAGTTCTCGCTGACCACGACGTTCACTCCGAACGGACGCGACAACCTCAGCGGCTTCATGTCGGTCAACGCCGAGGCGGGCACCAAGGACTACGGCAAGCTCAGAATCCTGAAGGTGCCGACGAGCGAGGCCATCGAGGGACCCAAACAGGTCCAGAGCCAGTTCAACTCGGAACAGGACATCGCCGAGACCATCAGCCTCCTGAAGCGCGGAGACTCGGAGGTCGAGTACGGCAACCTCCTGACGGTCCCGCTCGACGGTGGACTGCTCTACGTCGAGCCTGTCTACGTGCGAGGCGGCGGACTCAAGTACCCGCTGCTGCGCAAGGTCCTGGTCACCTACGGCGGCAACACGGCCTTCGAGGACACCCTCGACGAGGCGCTCAACAAGGTGTTCGAAACCGAGGGTCCGACCACCGAGCCACCGGTGGATGACGGCGACGAGGGCACCGACGAGCCGCCGACGTCCGGCGATCCGACGGTCCAACAGGCCCTGGAAGAAGCCCAGAAGGCGTTCGACGAGGGCCAGCAGGCCCTGAAGGACGGCGACTGGGAGGCGTACGGCCGGGCCCAACAGGACCTGGAGGACGCGCTGAAGCGGGCCGAGGAGGCACAGTCCAAGGCCGACGGCGCCGGCAGCGGCGGCACCGAGGAGGAAGGCGACCAGAGCACCGACGAGGGCTCCGGAAGCGGCTGA
- a CDS encoding tetratricopeptide repeat protein: MDVMGDKATLLETGRFAQHADIALPADFVVPAETGAAADSVLTAEPGAAAGRALSPAESAQAADEDETGDAAEEARQRLAAESGDAEAMSVLGAMLLRRGDLDGAEPYLRGATAAGDRAAANNLGVLLHQRGYADEAANWWRIAAVAGSAAAAHALGRHHRERGDEPAAEYWLRQSAEQGHALGAYALADLLEHRGDAAAEQWMRVAAERGHREAAYRLARALGRRAEQEERAAVREGRRIARAAFETGSTSREAAREGRPVVREGRAAVQAGEPDADNGVGATAAEAEQWYRQSAARGHRRAALHLGAILERRGELKEAGRWYLTSAKDGEPRAACALGFLLRDAGDTESAAVWWLRAAQDGDGNAANALGALHAERGETQTAERWYRAAMDAGDVNGAYNLGLLCAEQGRTAQAEQWYRRAAYAGHREAANALAILLLQVGDASGAEPWFSKAAEAGSVDAAFNLGILFAGRGDDVAALVWYERAAAAGHTEAALQVAIARLRDGDERAAERHLRCAAGGGSAEAAYRLAAVLDARRPPAPAHELGEPVREKNECEEWYERAASQGHRRAQVRVGMLAAGRGDVIEAARWYRVAAESGSRNGAFNLGLLLAREGSEPEAALWWARAADAGHGRAALRLALVYARRGELVEGKRWADRAVALGPAEVAERAARLRDALRDELSA; the protein is encoded by the coding sequence ATGGACGTTATGGGGGACAAGGCAACTCTGTTGGAGACAGGGCGGTTTGCGCAGCATGCCGACATTGCGCTGCCTGCCGACTTTGTGGTGCCCGCCGAGACCGGGGCGGCGGCCGATTCCGTGCTGACCGCAGAGCCCGGGGCGGCCGCCGGCCGCGCGCTGTCGCCGGCCGAATCCGCGCAGGCCGCGGACGAGGACGAGACGGGTGACGCCGCCGAGGAGGCGCGTCAGCGGCTCGCCGCCGAGTCCGGCGACGCCGAGGCGATGAGCGTCCTCGGAGCCATGCTGCTGCGCCGCGGTGACCTCGACGGAGCCGAGCCCTATCTGCGTGGTGCCACCGCCGCCGGGGACCGCGCGGCAGCCAACAACCTGGGTGTCCTGCTGCACCAGCGTGGGTACGCCGACGAGGCCGCCAACTGGTGGCGGATCGCGGCCGTCGCCGGTTCCGCCGCGGCCGCGCACGCGCTCGGCCGGCACCACCGCGAGCGCGGCGACGAGCCGGCCGCCGAGTACTGGCTGCGGCAGTCCGCCGAGCAGGGGCACGCCCTGGGCGCGTACGCTCTCGCCGACCTGCTGGAGCACCGCGGCGACGCCGCCGCCGAGCAGTGGATGCGGGTCGCCGCCGAGCGCGGGCACCGCGAGGCCGCGTACCGGCTCGCGCGGGCGCTCGGTCGGCGTGCGGAGCAGGAGGAGCGCGCGGCCGTGCGCGAGGGGCGCAGAATCGCACGCGCGGCGTTCGAGACCGGGAGCACGAGCCGTGAGGCCGCCCGTGAGGGCCGTCCCGTCGTACGTGAAGGCCGCGCCGCCGTACAGGCGGGGGAGCCCGACGCTGACAACGGTGTCGGGGCCACCGCCGCGGAGGCCGAGCAGTGGTACCGCCAGTCCGCCGCGCGCGGGCACCGGCGCGCCGCGCTGCACCTAGGGGCGATTCTGGAGCGGCGTGGGGAGCTCAAGGAGGCCGGCCGCTGGTACCTGACCTCCGCCAAGGACGGCGAGCCGCGCGCCGCGTGCGCGCTCGGATTCCTGCTGCGGGACGCGGGCGACACCGAGAGCGCGGCCGTGTGGTGGCTGCGGGCCGCCCAGGACGGCGACGGCAACGCGGCGAACGCGCTGGGCGCACTGCACGCCGAGCGCGGCGAGACGCAGACCGCCGAGCGGTGGTACCGGGCCGCGATGGACGCCGGTGACGTCAACGGCGCGTACAACCTCGGGCTGCTCTGCGCCGAGCAGGGGCGGACCGCGCAGGCCGAGCAGTGGTACCGGCGGGCCGCGTACGCCGGGCACCGGGAGGCGGCGAACGCGCTGGCCATCCTGCTGCTCCAGGTCGGTGACGCGTCCGGGGCCGAGCCGTGGTTCTCCAAGGCCGCGGAGGCCGGGAGCGTGGACGCCGCGTTCAACCTGGGCATCCTGTTCGCCGGGCGGGGCGACGATGTGGCGGCGCTCGTCTGGTACGAGCGGGCGGCTGCCGCCGGGCACACCGAGGCGGCGCTCCAGGTCGCCATCGCGCGGCTCCGGGACGGCGACGAGCGGGCCGCCGAGCGGCATCTGCGGTGTGCCGCCGGTGGGGGCAGTGCGGAGGCCGCGTACCGGCTGGCCGCCGTACTCGACGCGCGCCGGCCGCCCGCCCCCGCGCACGAGCTGGGGGAGCCGGTGCGGGAGAAGAACGAGTGCGAGGAGTGGTACGAGAGGGCCGCGTCGCAGGGGCATCGGCGGGCGCAGGTGCGGGTCGGGATGCTGGCCGCGGGGCGGGGGGACGTGATCGAGGCGGCGCGGTGGTACCGGGTCGCGGCGGAGTCCGGGTCGCGGAACGGGGCGTTCAATCTGGGGCTGCTGCTCGCTCGGGAGGGGAGTGAGCCGGAGGCCGCGTTGTGGTGGGCTCGGGCCGCTGATGCGGGGCATGGCCGGGCGGCGTTGCGGCTTGCCCTCGTCTACGCGCGTCGGGGGGAGCTGGTGGAGGGGAAGCGGTGGGCCGATCGGGCCGTTGCGCTCGGGCCGGCGGAGGTTGCGGAGCGGGCGGCGCGGTTGCGGGACGCGTTGCGGGACGAGTTGTCGGCGTAG
- a CDS encoding Fur family transcriptional regulator yields the protein MSDLLERLRGRGWRMTAQRRVVAEVLDGEHVHLTADEVHARAVAKLPEISRATVYNTLGELVSLGEVLEVTTDKRAKRYDPNAHRPHHHLVCAQCGTIRDVHPTGNPLADLPTSERFGFTVSDVEVTYRGVCPTCTTA from the coding sequence ATGAGTGACCTTCTGGAGCGGCTGCGCGGACGCGGATGGCGTATGACCGCGCAGCGGCGCGTCGTGGCCGAGGTCCTCGACGGCGAACACGTCCATCTGACGGCCGACGAGGTGCACGCGCGTGCTGTCGCCAAGCTGCCCGAGATCTCCCGGGCGACCGTCTACAACACGCTGGGTGAACTGGTCTCCCTCGGCGAGGTACTCGAGGTCACCACGGACAAGCGCGCCAAGCGGTACGACCCCAACGCGCACCGCCCGCACCACCACCTGGTCTGCGCCCAGTGCGGCACCATCCGCGACGTCCACCCCACGGGCAACCCCCTCGCCGACCTCCCCACCTCCGAGCGCTTCGGCTTCACGGTCTCGGACGTGGAGGTCACCTACCGAGGCGTCTGCCCGACCTGCACGACGGCATAG
- a CDS encoding CBS domain-containing protein, translated as MLVRDAMSTVVLTIGPDHTLRQAAALMSARRIGAAVVLDPDAGGLGILTERDVLNSVGLGQSPDAERAHAHTTTDVVFAAPSWTLEEAARAMTHGGFRHLIVLDQGAPIGVVSVRDIIRCWAPARQHATA; from the coding sequence ATGCTCGTCCGCGACGCCATGAGCACAGTGGTCCTCACCATCGGCCCCGATCACACCCTCCGCCAGGCCGCCGCCCTGATGTCGGCACGCCGGATCGGCGCGGCCGTGGTCCTCGACCCGGACGCCGGCGGACTCGGCATCCTGACCGAACGCGACGTCCTCAACTCCGTAGGCCTGGGGCAGAGCCCCGACGCCGAGCGGGCTCACGCCCATACCACCACCGACGTCGTGTTCGCCGCGCCGTCCTGGACCCTGGAGGAGGCGGCCCGCGCCATGACCCACGGCGGTTTCCGCCACCTGATCGTTCTCGACCAGGGCGCGCCCATCGGCGTCGTCTCGGTCCGCGACATCATCCGCTGCTGGGCCCCGGCCCGACAGCACGCGACGGCGTAG
- the hisN gene encoding histidinol-phosphatase — protein sequence MADYLDDLRFAHVLADAADATTMARFKALDLKVETKPDMTPVSEADKAAEELIRGQLRRARPRDAILGEEYGIEGTGPRRWVVDPIDGTKNYVRGVPVWATLISLMEAAEGGYQPVVGVVSAPALSRRWWAAKGHGAFTGRSLSSASRLRVSRVAKLSDASFAYSSLSGWEERGHLNGFLDLTREVWRTRAYGDFWPYMMVAEGSVDICAEPELSLWDMAANAIIVTEAGGSFTGLDGRPGPHSGNAAASNGLLHDDLLGYLNQRY from the coding sequence ATGGCCGACTACCTCGACGACCTCCGCTTCGCCCACGTCCTCGCGGACGCCGCCGACGCGACCACCATGGCCCGCTTCAAGGCCCTCGACCTGAAGGTCGAGACGAAGCCGGACATGACCCCGGTGAGCGAGGCCGACAAGGCCGCCGAAGAACTGATCCGCGGCCAGCTCCGGCGCGCCCGCCCCCGCGACGCGATCCTCGGCGAGGAGTACGGCATCGAGGGCACGGGCCCCCGCCGCTGGGTCGTCGACCCGATCGACGGCACCAAGAACTACGTCCGCGGCGTCCCCGTCTGGGCCACCCTGATCTCCCTGATGGAGGCAGCCGAGGGCGGCTACCAGCCCGTCGTCGGCGTCGTCTCAGCCCCCGCCCTGAGCCGCCGCTGGTGGGCCGCGAAGGGCCACGGCGCCTTCACCGGCCGCAGCCTCAGCTCCGCCTCCCGCCTGCGCGTCTCCCGCGTCGCCAAGCTCTCGGACGCCTCCTTCGCGTACTCCTCCCTCAGTGGCTGGGAGGAACGCGGCCACCTCAACGGCTTCCTGGACCTGACCCGCGAGGTGTGGCGCACGCGCGCGTACGGCGATTTCTGGCCGTACATGATGGTCGCCGAGGGCTCGGTGGACATCTGCGCCGAACCCGAGCTCTCCCTCTGGGACATGGCCGCCAACGCGATCATCGTCACCGAGGCGGGCGGCAGCTTCACCGGCCTCGACGGCCGCCCCGGCCCACACAGCGGCAACGCGGCGGCCTCGAACGGCCTGCTCCACGACGACCTGCTGGGCTACCTGAACCAGCGCTACTGA
- a CDS encoding TetR/AcrR family transcriptional regulator yields the protein MMPAARESLLDAAYTALVRRPWSAVRMVDVAAVAGVSRQTLYNEFGSKDGLARALVRREADGYLAGVDRALATPADTRDRLAATAEWTVAASRGNALVRAMLTGCWSERLPSPTLSAVPSSSAVPAQRRADGPLPAPTDFVALVRERAVTVLSLPGTPKSDTVELARSCELAVRLALSCVAAPPGEGGVTDLVRTALPRQLSRPLNQ from the coding sequence ATGATGCCTGCAGCGCGGGAATCCTTGTTGGACGCCGCTTACACGGCGCTGGTGCGCCGGCCGTGGTCCGCCGTGCGCATGGTGGATGTGGCGGCGGTGGCCGGAGTGTCACGTCAGACGCTGTACAACGAGTTCGGCAGTAAGGACGGGCTCGCCAGGGCCCTGGTGCGGAGGGAAGCGGACGGCTACCTGGCGGGCGTCGATCGGGCGCTGGCCACCCCCGCGGACACCCGGGACCGGCTGGCCGCGACCGCCGAGTGGACCGTGGCGGCCTCCCGGGGCAACGCACTCGTTCGAGCCATGCTCACCGGCTGCTGGAGCGAGCGCCTGCCCTCCCCGACGCTCTCGGCGGTGCCCTCGTCCTCCGCGGTGCCCGCGCAGCGCCGTGCCGACGGGCCGCTGCCCGCGCCCACCGACTTCGTGGCCCTGGTGCGCGAGCGGGCCGTCACCGTGCTGTCCCTGCCCGGCACCCCCAAGTCGGACACCGTGGAGCTGGCCCGGTCCTGCGAACTCGCCGTCCGGCTCGCCCTGTCCTGCGTGGCGGCGCCCCCGGGCGAGGGCGGAGTCACGGATCTCGTGCGGACCGCGTTGCCCCGTCAGCTCAGTCGGCCCCTCAACCAGTAG
- a CDS encoding DMT family transporter: protein MAWLLVVVAGLLETGFAVCLKLSHGFTRLWPTVAFCIFALGSFGLLTLSLKKLDVGPAYAVWTGIGAAGTAIYGMIFLGDIVSTLKIVSITLVIVGVVGLQLSGSAH from the coding sequence ATGGCGTGGCTGCTGGTTGTCGTGGCGGGGCTTCTGGAGACCGGGTTCGCCGTATGTCTGAAGCTCTCGCACGGCTTCACCAGACTCTGGCCGACGGTCGCGTTCTGCATCTTCGCGCTCGGCAGCTTCGGCCTGCTGACCCTGTCCCTGAAGAAGCTCGACGTCGGCCCCGCCTATGCCGTCTGGACGGGCATCGGCGCGGCCGGCACCGCGATCTACGGGATGATCTTCCTCGGCGACATCGTGTCGACCCTGAAGATCGTCTCGATCACCCTGGTGATCGTGGGCGTGGTGGGGCTGCAGCTGTCGGGCTCGGCACACTAG
- the rsgA gene encoding ribosome small subunit-dependent GTPase A — translation MRRYGKHTDEDDIRSRPNRKGNRPRTNIRPKHEDAAEGMVLTVDRGRLTCLVEDRVIFAMKARELGRKAAVVGDQVALVGDLSGKKDTLARIVRIADRTSVLRRTADDDDPYERVVVANADQLAIVTALADPEPRPRLIDRCLVAAYDAGLTPLLVMTKSDLASPDKLLELYGHLDIPYVVTSRQELEADDTADHVREHLDGKITAFVGHSGVGKTTLVNALVPEDLRRTTGHVNAVTGRGRHTTTSALALPLADSHGGWVVDTPGVRSFGLAHIDPSRVINAFPDLVPGTEGCPRACSHDEQDCALDQWVADGHADPARLYSLRRLLATRERREGD, via the coding sequence ATGCGCCGTTACGGCAAGCACACCGACGAGGACGACATCCGCAGCCGCCCGAACCGCAAGGGCAACCGTCCTCGTACGAACATCCGCCCGAAGCACGAGGACGCCGCCGAGGGCATGGTCCTCACCGTCGACCGGGGCCGGCTGACCTGCCTCGTCGAGGACCGGGTGATCTTCGCGATGAAGGCCCGCGAACTGGGCCGCAAGGCCGCCGTCGTCGGCGACCAGGTCGCCCTCGTCGGTGACCTCTCCGGCAAGAAGGACACCCTCGCCCGGATCGTCCGCATCGCCGACCGTACGTCGGTACTGCGCCGCACGGCCGACGACGACGACCCGTACGAGCGCGTCGTCGTCGCCAACGCCGACCAGCTCGCCATCGTCACGGCCCTCGCCGACCCCGAGCCCCGCCCCCGCCTCATCGACCGCTGCCTGGTCGCGGCCTACGACGCCGGCCTCACCCCCCTGCTGGTCATGACGAAGTCGGACCTCGCCTCGCCCGACAAACTCCTGGAGCTCTACGGCCACCTGGACATCCCGTACGTAGTGACGAGTCGCCAGGAACTGGAGGCCGACGACACCGCCGACCACGTACGCGAACACCTCGACGGCAAGATCACCGCCTTCGTCGGTCACTCGGGCGTGGGCAAGACGACCCTGGTCAACGCGCTGGTCCCGGAGGACCTACGCCGTACGACCGGCCATGTGAACGCGGTGACGGGCCGCGGCCGGCACACCACGACCTCGGCGCTGGCCCTTCCCCTGGCGGACTCGCACGGCGGCTGGGTGGTGGACACCCCGGGCGTACGCTCGTTCGGGCTGGCCCATATCGACCCCTCCCGGGTCATCAACGCCTTCCCGGACCTGGTGCCGGGCACGGAGGGCTGTCCGCGTGCGTGCAGTCACGACGAGCAGGACTGCGCGCTGGACCAGTGGGTGGCGGACGGGCACGCGGACCCGGCCCGCCTTTACTCCCTGCGCAGACTGCTCGCCACGCGCGAACGGCGGGAAGGCGACTGA
- the aroA gene encoding 3-phosphoshikimate 1-carboxyvinyltransferase, which translates to MALNAQPALWPAPHASGAVDATVHVPGSKSVTNRALVLAALASEPGWLRRPLRSRDTLLMAAALRAMGVGIEETVSSSSSVAGGSGEAWRVLPTGLHGPATVDVGNAGTVMRFLPPVAALADGPIRFDGDPRSYERPLNGVIDALRVLGARIDDDGRGALPLTVHGGGALDGGPVAIDASSSSQFVSALLLSAPRFNQGVEVRHTGSTLPSLPHIRMTVDMLRSVGAQVDTPESGGEPNVWRVTPGALLGRDLTIEPDLSNAQPFLAAALVTGGKVVIPDWPTRTTQPGDQLREIFTEMGGICELTEYGLVFTGSGSIHGIDVDLSEVGELTPGIAAVAALADSPSTLRGVAHLRLHETDRLAALTKEINELGGDITETADGLHIRPRPLHGGVFHTYDDHRMATAGAIIGLAVEGVQIENVATTAKTLPDFPDLWTGMLGKN; encoded by the coding sequence ATGGCCCTGAACGCACAGCCCGCCCTCTGGCCCGCCCCCCACGCGAGCGGAGCCGTCGACGCGACGGTCCACGTCCCGGGGTCCAAGTCGGTCACCAACCGCGCCCTCGTGCTCGCCGCCCTGGCCAGCGAGCCCGGCTGGCTGCGCCGCCCCCTCCGCTCCCGCGACACCCTGCTGATGGCGGCGGCGCTGCGCGCGATGGGCGTCGGCATCGAGGAGACCGTGTCGTCGAGTTCCTCCGTCGCGGGCGGCTCCGGCGAGGCCTGGCGCGTCCTGCCCACCGGCCTGCACGGCCCGGCCACCGTCGACGTCGGCAACGCCGGCACGGTCATGCGCTTCCTCCCCCCGGTCGCCGCCCTCGCCGACGGCCCCATCCGCTTCGACGGCGACCCCCGGTCGTACGAGCGCCCCCTGAACGGTGTAATCGACGCCCTGCGCGTCCTCGGCGCCCGGATCGACGACGACGGCCGTGGCGCGCTCCCGCTGACGGTGCACGGCGGTGGCGCCCTGGACGGCGGCCCGGTGGCGATCGACGCGTCGTCGTCGTCGCAGTTCGTGTCGGCGCTCCTGCTGTCCGCCCCGCGCTTCAACCAGGGCGTCGAGGTCCGTCACACCGGCTCGACGCTCCCCTCCCTGCCGCACATCCGGATGACCGTCGACATGCTGCGCTCGGTCGGCGCGCAGGTGGACACCCCGGAGTCGGGCGGCGAGCCGAACGTCTGGCGGGTCACGCCGGGCGCGCTGCTCGGCCGCGACCTGACGATCGAGCCGGATTTGTCCAACGCCCAGCCGTTCCTGGCGGCGGCCCTGGTGACCGGCGGCAAGGTCGTCATCCCCGACTGGCCCACGCGCACCACCCAGCCCGGTGACCAGCTCCGCGAGATCTTCACGGAGATGGGCGGCATCTGCGAACTGACGGAGTACGGACTGGTGTTCACCGGTTCGGGCTCGATCCACGGCATCGACGTGGACCTGAGCGAGGTCGGCGAGCTGACCCCGGGCATCGCGGCCGTCGCCGCCCTCGCCGACTCCCCCTCGACCCTGCGCGGCGTAGCCCACCTCCGCCTCCACGAGACGGACCGCCTGGCCGCGCTCACCAAGGAGATCAACGAACTCGGCGGCGACATCACCGAGACCGCCGACGGCCTCCACATCCGCCCGCGCCCCCTGCACGGCGGTGTCTTCCACACGTACGACGACCACCGCATGGCCACCGCCGGCGCGATCATCGGCCTGGCGGTGGAAGGCGTGCAGATCGAGAACGTGGCGACGACGGCCAAGACCCTGCCGGACTTTCCCGACCTGTGGACCGGGATGCTCGGGAAGAACTGA
- a CDS encoding M50 family metallopeptidase encodes MESTAATSLASLWDEVFGTQPDPDIWVVIATAVAALAAIVPHGVWRLSRNAITIAHEGGHGLLALLTGRTLTGIRLHSDTSGLTVSRGKPTGLGMILTAAAGYAAPPLLGLGGAALLGSGRITLLLWLATILLVAMLVMIRNAYGALTVVLTGGTFVVVSWLAGPQVQAAFAYVVVWFLLLGGVRPAFELQAKRRRGGAGDSDADQLSRLTHVPPTVWLLMFHVVSVCALLGGGRWLLGL; translated from the coding sequence ATGGAAAGCACCGCAGCCACCTCGCTGGCCAGCCTCTGGGACGAGGTCTTCGGCACCCAGCCCGACCCCGACATCTGGGTCGTCATAGCCACCGCGGTCGCCGCGCTCGCGGCGATCGTCCCGCACGGTGTCTGGCGGCTCTCGCGCAACGCCATCACCATCGCGCACGAGGGCGGCCACGGTCTGCTCGCGCTGCTCACCGGCCGCACCCTGACCGGCATCCGTCTGCACTCCGACACCAGCGGCCTCACGGTCAGCCGCGGCAAGCCCACCGGCCTCGGCATGATCCTCACCGCCGCCGCCGGCTACGCCGCTCCCCCGCTGCTCGGACTCGGCGGCGCCGCCCTCCTCGGCTCCGGCCGCATCACCCTCCTCCTCTGGCTCGCCACGATCCTGCTGGTCGCCATGCTGGTCATGATCCGCAACGCCTACGGCGCCCTCACGGTCGTCCTCACCGGCGGCACCTTCGTGGTCGTCTCCTGGCTCGCCGGCCCCCAGGTCCAGGCCGCCTTCGCCTACGTGGTCGTCTGGTTCCTCCTCCTGGGTGGCGTACGCCCGGCCTTCGAACTCCAGGCCAAGCGCCGCCGAGGCGGAGCCGGCGACTCCGACGCGGACCAGCTCTCCCGCCTGACGCACGTTCCGCCGACGGTGTGGCTGTTGATGTTCCACGTGGTGTCGGTGTGCGCGTTGCTGGGCGGAGGCCGCTGGCTTCTGGGCCTTTGA